The Chryseobacterium indicum genome includes a window with the following:
- a CDS encoding helix-turn-helix transcriptional regulator encodes MKFKIITVFFLFLFQTLLLAQNEKAIDIFNNRNEDLNKAVKDLSVLKKSAKSNESQLLLNSLLALTYITRKDYESAKKYITEAEKFSGKNGSSSGEAYYNFAIGKLYMILEINDQSINYFLKSFRLFKLNENFAMASDAGVSIFYISNYKDVKILNESLELADQSKDVGAIINARCGFANYMKNDFNNNKTSKYNSEQLLKYLKETVDLVKNENETTQKFALASLYFNYGYNLLFYKKNPEGDVYLNKALKLAKKYNYLSIYRNYYGAKGDILLEDKRIEEAKAFFHRGLKEAQAMPYPDAVTELLFYDDLKKIAATQKDWEEFYRIDQLFQAASKKANDESVNKAIQNSIIKYEMKEKEEKIETLTSKNFNQRIYILIMIVVIVLMLIIWFQYQKNNKLKMHLISEKNKQLEIERNQVRKELIGSVLHLEKKNEILNNLKEKLMEKKSAAPSVIDHQIFKAIDEGILVDDDFEKFRSNFNTIYPEFFNKLLDKANQNLTQLDLKYCGFILMKLSTKEIASQMNVEPKSIRMARYRIKQKLNLGKDEDLDQFIQHLS; translated from the coding sequence ATGAAATTTAAAATTATCACAGTATTTTTTTTATTCTTATTTCAGACGTTGCTTTTAGCACAGAACGAAAAAGCAATTGATATTTTTAACAACAGAAACGAAGATTTAAACAAAGCAGTAAAAGATTTATCTGTATTAAAAAAATCTGCGAAATCTAATGAGAGCCAATTGCTTCTGAATTCTTTACTGGCATTAACCTACATTACCAGAAAAGATTACGAATCTGCAAAAAAGTATATTACGGAAGCTGAAAAATTTTCCGGTAAGAATGGGAGTTCTTCAGGAGAAGCCTATTACAATTTCGCAATTGGAAAGCTATACATGATTCTGGAGATTAATGACCAGTCAATTAATTATTTTTTAAAGAGTTTCAGGCTTTTCAAGCTGAATGAAAATTTTGCAATGGCAAGTGATGCTGGAGTTTCTATTTTCTATATTTCCAATTATAAGGATGTGAAAATTTTGAATGAATCTCTTGAACTGGCGGATCAAAGCAAAGATGTGGGAGCAATTATTAATGCCAGATGCGGATTTGCCAATTATATGAAGAATGATTTTAATAATAACAAGACTTCAAAATACAATTCAGAGCAGTTGTTAAAATATCTAAAGGAAACGGTAGATCTGGTAAAGAATGAAAATGAAACCACTCAGAAATTTGCTTTGGCTTCATTATATTTTAATTACGGATATAATTTGCTTTTTTATAAGAAAAATCCGGAAGGCGATGTTTATCTTAATAAAGCATTAAAGCTTGCTAAAAAGTATAACTATCTGTCTATATACAGGAATTATTATGGCGCAAAAGGAGATATTCTGCTGGAAGATAAGAGAATAGAAGAAGCCAAAGCTTTTTTCCATCGTGGATTGAAGGAGGCGCAGGCAATGCCTTATCCGGATGCTGTCACAGAACTTTTATTTTATGATGATCTGAAGAAAATCGCAGCTACGCAAAAAGATTGGGAAGAATTCTACAGGATCGACCAGCTTTTTCAGGCTGCAAGTAAGAAAGCAAACGATGAAAGTGTAAACAAAGCGATACAAAACAGCATTATAAAATATGAAATGAAAGAGAAGGAAGAAAAAATAGAAACTCTGACTTCTAAAAATTTCAACCAGAGAATCTACATCCTGATCATGATTGTTGTGATTGTATTAATGCTGATCATCTGGTTTCAGTATCAGAAGAATAATAAGCTGAAAATGCATCTTATTTCGGAGAAGAATAAGCAATTAGAGATTGAGAGAAATCAGGTTCGTAAAGAATTGATCGGCAGTGTGCTTCATCTTGAAAAGAAAAATGAAATTTTGAATAATCTTAAAGAAAAACTGATGGAAAAAAAATCTGCCGCGCCTTCTGTCATAGATCATCAGATTTTTAAAGCAATAGATGAGGGGATTCTGGTAGATGATGATTTTGAAAAGTTCAGATCTAATTTCAATACCATTTATCCTGAATTTTTCAATAAATTATTGGATAAAGCCAACCAGAATCTTACACAGCTGGATTTAAAATATTGTGGTTTTATTTTGATGAAACTTTCCACAAAAGAAATTGCATCCCAGATGAATGTAGAGCCAAAAAGTATAAGAATGGCGCGTTACAGAATAAAACAGAAGCTTAATCTGGGGAAAGACGAAGATCTGGATCAATTTATACAGCATCTTTCTTAG
- a CDS encoding DUF4870 domain-containing protein, with protein MNNKVLAIISYITLVGWLIAFFLRNKSQKDRLVNFHLSQSLGLAIVSTLFNIALTIVAAIVPSLHFLGYIGYLFFILMILGIINAANEKETPLPLIGNMFVNKFSFIN; from the coding sequence ATGAACAACAAAGTTTTAGCAATTATTTCGTATATCACCCTTGTCGGATGGCTTATCGCATTTTTTTTAAGAAACAAATCGCAAAAAGACAGGCTGGTTAATTTTCATCTCAGCCAGAGTTTGGGATTGGCAATTGTTTCCACGTTATTTAATATTGCGCTGACGATAGTCGCTGCTATTGTTCCGTCATTGCACTTTTTAGGTTACATTGGCTATTTATTCTTTATTTTAATGATTTTGGGGATAATAAACGCCGCAAATGAAAAAGAAACTCCACTACCGCTTATCGGTAATATGTTTGTAAATAAATTTTCTTTTATCAATTAA